From Balneolales bacterium ANBcel1:
AAAAAGAAGCGGCTTCCTTTCCCAGGCTGGCTCTCGATGCGAAGCTTTCCCCCGTTAATGCGGATAAAATCTCTCACTACGGCCAGCCCCAGTCCGGTTCCTTTTTCACTGTTGGTGCCCCTGGTTGAGGTCGGTATGGAGGCATTCAACACCTGATCGATCTGATCGGGGCTCATACCGACTCCATTATCCGAAACCACAATTTCCACACAGTCCTCCTTCTCTTCCGCCGAGATTTCAACCCTCCCGTTTTCGTGGGTGAATTTGATCGCGTTATTAATCAGGTTTCGCAATACTACCGAAAGCAGGTTGCGATCGGCGTACACCATCACTTCGCGCTCCGGGCTCACCGTTGAATAGAGCTGGATGGACTTCCCGATTGCCCTGGATGCTTCATTACTGATATGAGCCTCTATAATGCCGGAAAGGCCGATTGTTTCCGGATGATGATCGATGCGGCCGGATTGCGACCTCGACCAGTTGAGCAGGTTCCGGATCATGATCTGAAACTGGAAGGTCGAATGACTCAGGCGTCCGGAATACTCTCTGATCTCCTCTTCATTGTTATTCTGAACGCTCTCGTTAAGCAGTTCCACAAATCCCACGATCCCGAAGGCTACGTTATTGATGTCATGTGCGATAATTGACAGTATTCTGTCTTTGGTACGGTTGGACTCCCGCAGTTTGCGGGTCCGTTCCGCCACCTGATAGCGCAGTTTGCGGTTTCTAATATTGATGGCGCGCACCCTCAGTTGATAACCGGTAAACAGAGCCAGCACAAGGAACAGCAGGGAAGCGGCCATAAACCATGCGGTACGCCAGAAGGGCGGCGTCACGATGAGCACCAGCTCGCGGGCCTCCTCCGGCCAGATGCCGTCGTTGTTGGTTGCCATCACGCGCAGGCGGTAGGTACCCGGGTTAAGGTTCGTATAGGTAGCCGATCTCTGACTCCCGATATAGTTCCAGTCACTGTCGAAGCCCTCCAGGATGTAGGCAAAATGGTTGCCTTTTACCGCACTGAAATTGAGGGCCGAAAACCGGAACGTGAGCATAGAGGCATCGTGAGAAACTACCAGCGTATCAAGGAGGTTGATCTGCTCCTGAAGCGGGGAGTCTCCGCCAATGGGAAGGGAGCGGTTGAACAGTTGTAAATCGGCAAAAATTACAGGATGGTGATCATCGCGGAGCTCCACTTTAAGGGGATCGAATCGATTGAAACCGTTGTATCCGCCGAAGTACATGTAGCCGTTTCGATCTTTCAGTTTGGATGCCTTGTAGAAATCACTCCTTTGCACACCGGCGGTCTCATCAAAATGCTGAAACGTTTCCCTTTCGGGGTTAAACCGGGCCAGGCCGCTGTTGGTACTCAGCCATAACAGCCCCTGATCATCTTCCAGAATGGCATGGACCATGTTTCCGGGCAGGCCGTCATCAATCGTATACGACCGGCTTACGGCCCGTTCTTCCCGGTCAAACAGAAGGAGACCGCCTCCCCGGGTGGCCAGCCAGAGCCTGCCGGTTCGATCCTCCCGGAAATCCTGAATCACACTGCTTCTGTACCGCCGCCCCTCGTTAATCTCATAGTGGTGAAACAGGCCGGTTTCCCGGTCGAAGCGGGTCAGGTCGCCGGAATAGGTGCCGATCCAGAACTCTCCGCGGCTGCACTCGTGAAACGACCGGACATCGTTATTGCCGATACTGTTGGAATCGGCAGGATCGGCGAGGTACCGGGTAAAACGCGTTCGATCCGGATCCAGCCGGTTCGCTCCTCCGCCGTTGGTGGCGAACCACATGGCGCCCCGGGAGTCTTCATAAACTCGAAATACATCATTATGGCTCAGGCTGTAGGGATCGTCGGGGTCGTGCCGAAAGTGGCGGAAAGTACGGCTTTCCGTGTCCATCAGGCTGACTCCATTTGCAAGGGTACCCATCCAAAGCCCCTCTTCATTCACATGCAAATGAATCAGGACATCTGCAGGAATTGATTGAAGGTTATCGGGGTCGTGAGTAAGGGTTTCAAATGTGCCGGTCACCGGATCAAACCGGTTCAGCCCTCCAGCCGTGGCAATCCAGATATCACCGGCATCATCCTGGGCAAAAGACCACACCAGGTTATTGCTGAGGTTTTGCCTCCCTCCGAGCCCCCGGGAAAAGTGCTCAAAATAGTACAGGCCCTGGTCAAGGTAACTGACACCGCCTGCCTGTGTCGCAACCCAGAGAATCTGGTCACGGCTTTCGTAAACATCGTAGATAACCCCCTCATTAACACTGTAGGGGTCATCTGGATGATATTGGAAAGCGACAGACCGGGTTCGCAACGAATCCATACGTATGAGCCCTTTTTGTGCCGTTCCAATCCATAATTTGCCTTCATTGTCTTCGGAAATCGTATGGATGTCTTCGTCACCTGAAAAAGCCGGGTGCCGGGGATCCTCTGCCACCGGAACAAATGTCTCGCGCTCTTGATCGAAAAAGACGAGGCCGCCTCCCTGGGTACCTATCCACATAGTACCGTGATGATCCCTGTATAGAGTTCTGATGTGATCGGAGGAGATGCGGCCCGACCAGTTCGGATCATGATGATGCGGGGTGATGTCTTCACGGTCGCGATCGATAATATTAAGGCCTCCCTGGGTTCCCACCCAAATTCGCCCCTGCCCGTCTTCTTCGAATGAGCTTACGGCGGGGTTAGACAGAGCAGCTCCTGAGGGAAATTCCAGCTTTTCGATGCTCTGGTCGGGTTTAACCATATAAATGCCATCGTATGTTCCGATCCAGATAAAGCCGTCGCTACATTCATTCAGTGACAGAATCGTACTATTGTGCAAAGAATGAGTATCATCACTCTTGTCGGGAATTCGCAAAAACCGGTCCCTGGCTTCGTCATACAGATGGAGGCCGCCCCCCTGGGTTCCTACCCAGAAATACCCCCGGGAGTCTTCCAGCAAAACCGAAACGGCATTGCTGGCGATAGTGTAGGGATCTTCGGCATCGTTTCGGTAAATGGTCATTTCAAACCCGTCGTAGCGGGTAAGGCCGATGTTGGTACCAAACCACATAAATCCGGACCGGTCCTGGTAGATCGCCCTGACCGACGGGTGGGAGAGTCCTTCCGACGTGGTAAGATGATGGAACCTCAGATCATCTTTGAACGCATCCTGATATGCCGCAAAACAGGATGCCCCAATCCCCAAAAAAAATGCACCAAACACAGCAGCAGCAAGAACCAGTTTCGCACGGAGTCCTTTGCTGCACATTCGCCTTGTGCCCTTTTTCAGCATATTGCCATAAAACTTATGTGTACAGTCTATCCCTGACGGAACGTGTATCAGATTTTTTCGAGTAGCCCGGCACAAGTTAGCCTGTTATTGCGGTTAAAAAATCATCCTGAATGCACAACCATCAGGATTTAAACAGCAATTATCGTGCCTTTTTGCCAAATTTTGATTGCTATATTTTATGATTTGGATTCAGCGACCATACTTCCTGAATCCGGCAGGCGCAATGCAAAAAAGGAGCCCGCGACCATCATCAATGCGAACATGAATATAACTCCACGGACACCGATAATTCCAGAAAAAGTTCCGATGACGGACGACGACAGGAAAAGGATCCCTACCAGGGTGTTACTTACCGCGACATACAGCGGACGTTCGTCTTCAGGGGCGGCATCCACCAGATAGGTTTTGCGCCCAAGCCGTGTCCCCGCCTGGGCAAAACCGGTAATGAAAATGACAGCTGAAAGCCACCAAGCCGTATAACCCTGACCCATAGCACTTCCCAAAACCAGAACAATGAACGCCGCAAAGGCACCAATCAAGCCGCCAAAAGCCATCGCGTGTCTGCTGGACCTGTCGGCAAGGCGTCCCCAGAAATAACTGCTCAGAACCATTGCAAGACTGTTCGCCATGACAAACAGGCCCAGGCCGCTGAGGCCGGTTCCGAGGTCTCTGGCAAAAAGAGAGTAGAACGGGACGACCAGAGGAACGCCCAGCAGCAAACTTCGTGCGATCACGAAATTGCGGAATCCCGGTTGCTCTCTCAGCAGAAACCACCCCTTCTTTGCCTCGGCAATGGCATTACGGCCACCATCCGTGGCGCCGGGGTACTCTTTGATCAGAGCAAATAATGTAGTCGCAACAATCCATAACATTGCGGCTCCGGCAAGCAGAGCTCCGTAAAACCACAAGGGTTCGTCATCGCCTCCGGCCATCATCAACCATGCACCGGCACCAAGAGCAAGAACCCCGCCTGCGGTTGCCCGGATGGAGAGCAGGGTACCACGCTTGCCTTTGGGAATGGTTTTTGCCATCACATCCTTGAAACTGACCGACGCCACTCCGCTTGCCATGCTGAATATCGCAAGCAGTAGCAACACCCCGATTCCGCCCCAAAGGCCGCCGACTAACAGAGCCAGCGGAATCATCAGAAGCAGAGCCAGTGCCTGGACATAGCCTGCGGCCACCCAAAAATATTTACGCCGGGCATATCTTCGGATACGTGACGAGACCAGCAGTTGAGGAAGCAATGAACCGCTCCTGCTCAGGGGAACCAGAAACCCGGCAAGTGCAGAGGGTGCACCCATGGCACCCAGCAGCCAGGGCAGAACCAGCGAGGGACTGGCAATCTGTTCGGCCAATTTGGTCAGCGCTCCATTACCGGTGTTCAGGAAAAAGTTTCCCGGAACTTCGCGGCAGGCGCTGTCCGGAATACTCCGGCAAGCCCTCTCATCATCAATGGTCAGAATTTCATACGCCTTCTCAAGCGCACCGGACTGTTCAGGCAAAACAGGTGTTGTTTGGACTTAAATGGTTAACTCGGGCAAATCCCTGGAATAGAGATAGTACCGACTTTGTCGCCGCATGCAGCATCGAACCCGTCCGGCTAAAACGCAAAGCCGGCGGTCAGTGTAAAGACCCGGTGCTGCTCCCCATCGTCCAGCTCGCCCTTGAATACACTGCGTATGCCATGACTATAGCGAAAATCCAGGTGGATGGAGCTGACCATCAGATCAATCTCCGTACCCAGTCCGGCGGTGAACCCATAATCCGTATCACGGATATGATCATCCATGAAACTATCGTCACCGCCATTTACCGGCTCATTCACAGACCATTTGCTGTCGACCTTGAAGCCGACATAGGGCCCGGCAAAGATATGGGGGTTAATCGGTCCGGGCAGCGGCACATAGTATTTTATAAGCACCGGAATCTGGGCATAGTCGATTTCAAGCGATGTTTCCCCGCCTGCCAATCCATATCCTTCGGTTCCGATTCTCGAGTAAATCAGTTCCGGCTGGATGGCTACAGGTGACATGGGCGGACGAATTGTGACAAAAGCGCCGAAATGAAATCCCGACAAATAATCGGAATCGTCTACTCCCGAAAGTTTGGATGCGTTAACCCCTCCCTTGATGCCATAATCAAACAGCTGCGCCTTAGCCGGCTGCAGATTCAGCGACAAAACCAGTACGGTTACAGCCAGGATTGTCCAAATTTTTTCATTCATGATGAATCCGGTTTGGGTTTGGGATAGCCTGTAGCAGGAAGAACCGGCTGCAGCAATCATATGAAAGCCACCGGCTGCCAGCGATCACAAGTTAAAAAAAAACCGATACGGGTTCACGTTGTATAATAGCGGCCGTGACATGGTTGCATTCCGGAGGCCTTGGCCGCAAGTCCGGAAATAGCACTTCACCTCTGCCGACAGGCATCAGGGATTCGAGCGACCTGCCGGCCCGGTCCCGGAAGCTACCTTACGCAACCCTTCCCAGGGTGTCAAATGATCCGGTCGGGATTCTCCAGATCGGGAATGGGTCCCCTGAATCGAAAAAGCCTGCGAATCCAGCGGTACAGTTTGTAGCTCCGGATTTTGGCATACCACTGCATGGCGACCCGGCCTGTAGCATGGGCGTACGTCGGGCAGGGATAAATAACATCGGCCAGTTTCCGTAACGATATTCTGTGCTTCATGGCCAATGAAAACTGGCTGATCAACTCCCCTGCCTGTTTTCCTATGATGTCAACACCGAGAATCCTGCCACTCCATTTCTTTGCATATACAACAATCCAGCCTTCATCCGCATCATCCGTAACCGCACGGGCAATTTCGCTGTAGGGCAGCCGATAGATCTCGAACCGGACACCGGATCGTTCAAGCTGCTCCCTCGATGCTCCCACATGGGCTATCTCCGGCTGGGTGTAGGTTACACATGGCACTGCGCGCGTATCCATGCCAACCGGCCGCCGAAGCAGCGCGTTTGAAACCGCGACTCTTGCCATGTAATCGGACATGTGGGTCAGTTGAAACCTGCCGGTAATCTCCCCGACTGCATACACATGGTGAAGATTGGTCCTGCAGTTGGTATTGACCAGCACGCCGTTGCTGTTGTAGCGGATCCCGGCCTTTTTCAAATTCAACTCTTCCGGAAAAACCTGGCACCCGGTTGCTAGACAGAGCTTTTCGGCCTCCAGGCGCATACTTTTCCCCTGGTTTCTGAGCCTCATTATTATCCGGTGCTCATCTCCCTGAACCGACTCGGGTGAGCATCCCAGGAAAAACGCTACCCCTTCCTCCTCCATCTTTTTCTGCAGGATGGAGGTCATTTCCGGCGGATCCAGCGGCAGAATGAAGTGAGCCATATCCACCAGCGAAACAGCCGTTCCAAACCTTTGGCACGCCTGAGCCAGCTCCGTACCGGCCGGACCCGCACCAACAATGATCATGCTTTCGGGAAGGTCCGATTGTGCAAATATGGGTTTATTGGTGAGGTAAGGAGTATCGCCAATACCGGGTATCGCCGGTATATACGGACGGCTTGCACTCGCAATGATGATATACCGGGCTGTGACGTTACGGATGGCTCCGTTACTCCTGCGGATGGCTATGGTCCGGGCATCTCTGAACGATGCCGACCCGGTTTCCAGCTCTACTCCTCTCTCCACTAATGACGGAAGCCGGCCTGCCATGCTGTTGATCTTTTCCCGGATCTCATGGAACTTCACTCGTGCCGACTCATAGGTTGCTTCCCTGCTCAATGCG
This genomic window contains:
- a CDS encoding two-component regulator propeller domain-containing protein gives rise to the protein MCSKGLRAKLVLAAAVFGAFFLGIGASCFAAYQDAFKDDLRFHHLTTSEGLSHPSVRAIYQDRSGFMWFGTNIGLTRYDGFEMTIYRNDAEDPYTIASNAVSVLLEDSRGYFWVGTQGGGLHLYDEARDRFLRIPDKSDDTHSLHNSTILSLNECSDGFIWIGTYDGIYMVKPDQSIEKLEFPSGAALSNPAVSSFEEDGQGRIWVGTQGGLNIIDRDREDITPHHHDPNWSGRISSDHIRTLYRDHHGTMWIGTQGGGLVFFDQERETFVPVAEDPRHPAFSGDEDIHTISEDNEGKLWIGTAQKGLIRMDSLRTRSVAFQYHPDDPYSVNEGVIYDVYESRDQILWVATQAGGVSYLDQGLYYFEHFSRGLGGRQNLSNNLVWSFAQDDAGDIWIATAGGLNRFDPVTGTFETLTHDPDNLQSIPADVLIHLHVNEEGLWMGTLANGVSLMDTESRTFRHFRHDPDDPYSLSHNDVFRVYEDSRGAMWFATNGGGANRLDPDRTRFTRYLADPADSNSIGNNDVRSFHECSRGEFWIGTYSGDLTRFDRETGLFHHYEINEGRRYRSSVIQDFREDRTGRLWLATRGGGLLLFDREERAVSRSYTIDDGLPGNMVHAILEDDQGLLWLSTNSGLARFNPERETFQHFDETAGVQRSDFYKASKLKDRNGYMYFGGYNGFNRFDPLKVELRDDHHPVIFADLQLFNRSLPIGGDSPLQEQINLLDTLVVSHDASMLTFRFSALNFSAVKGNHFAYILEGFDSDWNYIGSQRSATYTNLNPGTYRLRVMATNNDGIWPEEARELVLIVTPPFWRTAWFMAASLLFLVLALFTGYQLRVRAINIRNRKLRYQVAERTRKLRESNRTKDRILSIIAHDINNVAFGIVGFVELLNESVQNNNEEEIREYSGRLSHSTFQFQIMIRNLLNWSRSQSGRIDHHPETIGLSGIIEAHISNEASRAIGKSIQLYSTVSPEREVMVYADRNLLSVVLRNLINNAIKFTHENGRVEISAEEKEDCVEIVVSDNGVGMSPDQIDQVLNASIPTSTRGTNSEKGTGLGLAVVRDFIRINGGKLRIESQPGKGSRFFFTVPKPEKQAVSH
- a CDS encoding MFS transporter, with product MPEQSGALEKAYEILTIDDERACRSIPDSACREVPGNFFLNTGNGALTKLAEQIASPSLVLPWLLGAMGAPSALAGFLVPLSRSGSLLPQLLVSSRIRRYARRKYFWVAAGYVQALALLLMIPLALLVGGLWGGIGVLLLLAIFSMASGVASVSFKDVMAKTIPKGKRGTLLSIRATAGGVLALGAGAWLMMAGGDDEPLWFYGALLAGAAMLWIVATTLFALIKEYPGATDGGRNAIAEAKKGWFLLREQPGFRNFVIARSLLLGVPLVVPFYSLFARDLGTGLSGLGLFVMANSLAMVLSSYFWGRLADRSSRHAMAFGGLIGAFAAFIVLVLGSAMGQGYTAWWLSAVIFITGFAQAGTRLGRKTYLVDAAPEDERPLYVAVSNTLVGILFLSSSVIGTFSGIIGVRGVIFMFALMMVAGSFFALRLPDSGSMVAESKS
- a CDS encoding porin family protein, with translation MNEKIWTILAVTVLVLSLNLQPAKAQLFDYGIKGGVNASKLSGVDDSDYLSGFHFGAFVTIRPPMSPVAIQPELIYSRIGTEGYGLAGGETSLEIDYAQIPVLIKYYVPLPGPINPHIFAGPYVGFKVDSKWSVNEPVNGGDDSFMDDHIRDTDYGFTAGLGTEIDLMVSSIHLDFRYSHGIRSVFKGELDDGEQHRVFTLTAGFAF
- a CDS encoding NAD(P)/FAD-dependent oxidoreductase, with the protein product MKHEYDLIVIGAGTAGRTAAGLAVELSAKTLLVAEEADHEAGFCAGVLPGRILLHQSELAALSREATYESARVKFHEIREKINSMAGRLPSLVERGVELETGSASFRDARTIAIRRSNGAIRNVTARYIIIASASRPYIPAIPGIGDTPYLTNKPIFAQSDLPESMIIVGAGPAGTELAQACQRFGTAVSLVDMAHFILPLDPPEMTSILQKKMEEEGVAFFLGCSPESVQGDEHRIIMRLRNQGKSMRLEAEKLCLATGCQVFPEELNLKKAGIRYNSNGVLVNTNCRTNLHHVYAVGEITGRFQLTHMSDYMARVAVSNALLRRPVGMDTRAVPCVTYTQPEIAHVGASREQLERSGVRFEIYRLPYSEIARAVTDDADEGWIVVYAKKWSGRILGVDIIGKQAGELISQFSLAMKHRISLRKLADVIYPCPTYAHATGRVAMQWYAKIRSYKLYRWIRRLFRFRGPIPDLENPDRII